One window of the Balnearium lithotrophicum genome contains the following:
- a CDS encoding TetR/AcrR family transcriptional regulator, producing the protein MKTKDRILEAAYKCFSEKGYLGATTREIAKNAGVSEVTLFRHFKSKKELFSEVLDRFSVIPNLEKIGRFKTELSDVELVKFAGIEIIKSLQEKRNFLKILLSETPKLTSEVNEVYMKFSKKLFQVLLNIFQTAFPHLPKKELELKVQVFKYTTFCFFLSNEIFQGKVLSEGEILSFVSELTDEILGGKS; encoded by the coding sequence TTGAAGACAAAGGACAGGATTTTAGAGGCTGCCTACAAGTGTTTTTCCGAAAAGGGTTATTTAGGAGCTACAACGAGGGAAATTGCAAAGAATGCCGGTGTATCTGAGGTTACACTCTTTAGGCACTTTAAGAGTAAGAAGGAGCTCTTTTCAGAGGTTTTAGACAGGTTCTCTGTGATTCCCAACTTAGAGAAGATAGGGAGATTTAAAACGGAGCTCTCAGATGTTGAATTGGTTAAGTTTGCCGGAATAGAGATAATTAAATCCCTTCAGGAAAAGAGGAATTTTTTAAAAATTCTCCTGTCTGAAACTCCGAAGCTAACGAGCGAGGTAAACGAGGTTTACATGAAGTTCTCCAAAAAGCTCTTTCAGGTTCTGCTGAACATATTCCAAACCGCGTTTCCACATTTACCGAAAAAAGAACTTGAATTAAAGGTTCAAGTATTCAAGTACACCACCTTCTGTTTCTTCCTCTCGAATGAGATTTTTCAGGGAAAAGTTCTTTCAGAAGGGGAAATTCTAAGCTTTGTTTCTGAGTTAACGGACGAAATCCTTGGAGGTAAGAGTTGA
- the purU gene encoding formyltetrahydrofolate deformylase, producing METAILLISCPDRKGILSEITRFIAENNGNIVNADQHIDFQKSIFFMRIEWELEGFKIPKLEIESAFRPIAEKFQMDYQLHFSSEVKNVAIFVSKYDHCLYDLLYRFKSGELKGNLKLVVSNHEDLKHVVEMFQIPFYYFPKNRENKLEVEEREIELLKKEKIDLIVLARYMQILSNRFVNEFRNRIINIHHSFLPAFVGAKPYHRAYERGVKIIGATSHYVTEELDQGPIIEQDVVRVSHRDTVSDMIRKGRDLEKIVLSRAVRWHLEDKILVYDNKTVIFE from the coding sequence ATGGAAACGGCAATTCTCTTGATTTCATGTCCCGATAGAAAGGGAATTCTGTCGGAAATTACAAGGTTTATAGCAGAAAACAACGGAAACATTGTAAATGCAGACCAGCACATAGATTTCCAAAAATCAATCTTCTTTATGAGAATTGAGTGGGAATTGGAAGGATTTAAAATTCCAAAGCTTGAAATAGAAAGTGCCTTTAGACCGATAGCTGAAAAGTTTCAGATGGACTACCAGCTCCACTTTAGTTCTGAAGTTAAAAACGTAGCTATATTTGTATCAAAGTACGATCACTGCCTCTACGACCTCCTCTACAGATTTAAGTCCGGAGAGTTAAAGGGAAATCTGAAGTTGGTTGTGAGCAACCACGAGGATTTAAAACACGTAGTTGAAATGTTTCAGATTCCCTTCTACTACTTTCCCAAGAACAGGGAAAATAAATTAGAGGTTGAGGAGAGGGAGATAGAGCTCCTAAAAAAAGAGAAGATTGACTTAATCGTCCTCGCAAGGTACATGCAGATTTTAAGTAACAGATTTGTTAACGAGTTTAGAAACAGAATAATCAACATCCACCACTCGTTCCTTCCTGCCTTTGTAGGAGCAAAGCCCTACCATAGGGCTTACGAAAGGGGAGTAAAGATTATTGGAGCTACGAGCCACTACGTTACAGAGGAGTTAGACCAGGGTCCGATAATTGAGCAGGACGTTGTCAGAGTAAGCCACAGGGATACCGTTTCGGACATGATTAGAAAGGGAAGGGACCTTGAAAAGATTGTTCTATCAAGGGCTGTAAGGTGGCATTTGGAGGATAAGATTTTAGTTTACGACAATAAAACGGTCATTTTTGAGTAG